One window from the genome of Pseudomonas frederiksbergensis encodes:
- a CDS encoding DUF3509 domain-containing protein, which translates to MDNPFQIITDAFAPQYQINLSIQGLDGSIMLTLSKAGRIIAKRMISAQQRNDPERLRRLVQSIQFGIAIEEGHSAVAILEAMTGGDNIKVPPPQSQGPAPSAVGI; encoded by the coding sequence ATGGACAATCCTTTTCAGATCATTACGGACGCTTTCGCGCCGCAATACCAGATCAACCTGAGCATCCAGGGCCTGGATGGCAGCATCATGCTGACCCTGTCCAAGGCCGGGCGCATTATCGCCAAGCGCATGATCAGCGCCCAGCAACGCAACGACCCGGAACGGCTGCGGCGCCTGGTACAAAGCATTCAGTTCGGCATTGCCATCGAAGAAGGCCACAGCGCCGTGGCGATTCTCGAAGCCATGACCGGCGGCGACAACATCAAGGTGCCGCCACCGCAATCACAAGGCCCGGCACCCTCCGCCGTCGGTATCTAG
- a CDS encoding IclR family transcriptional regulator, whose product MENPPSNGKQKVRSAEVGTDILKALAELSPSTSLSRLAEHVQMPASKVHRYLQALIASGFAEQNTATNHYGLGREALRVGLAALNGMDVLQVAALPLAELRDDLNETCFLAVWGNHGATVVRIEPAVRAVTVVTQLGSVLPLLSSSTGLVFSAYLPERETIELRDQEVHATQGHALADEQAYATLCEHIRSRGLHHVHGLLMPGVDALSAPVFNAMGDVAAVMTIVGPTSLFHADENGPAARRLLAATRAVSWRMGYEQSGISSTSPARS is encoded by the coding sequence ATGGAAAACCCGCCGAGCAACGGTAAACAGAAAGTCCGCTCCGCTGAGGTCGGCACCGATATCCTCAAGGCCCTGGCCGAATTATCGCCATCCACGTCGCTGTCGCGCCTGGCCGAGCATGTGCAGATGCCGGCCAGCAAGGTCCACCGTTATCTACAAGCCTTGATCGCCAGCGGATTTGCCGAACAGAACACAGCCACCAATCACTACGGCTTGGGCCGCGAGGCCTTGCGCGTGGGCTTGGCGGCGTTGAACGGCATGGACGTACTGCAAGTGGCCGCCCTGCCCTTGGCCGAGTTGCGCGATGACCTGAACGAAACCTGTTTCCTGGCGGTATGGGGCAATCATGGCGCGACAGTGGTGAGAATCGAGCCCGCCGTACGGGCCGTGACCGTGGTGACGCAACTGGGCTCGGTGTTGCCGTTGCTCAGTTCTTCCACCGGACTGGTTTTCAGCGCCTATCTGCCGGAGCGCGAGACGATCGAGTTGCGCGACCAGGAAGTGCACGCCACCCAGGGCCACGCCCTGGCGGACGAACAGGCCTATGCAACGCTGTGCGAGCACATCCGCAGTCGTGGCTTGCATCACGTGCATGGGTTGCTGATGCCGGGGGTGGATGCCTTGTCTGCGCCGGTGTTCAACGCCATGGGCGACGTGGCGGCGGTAATGACGATCGTCGGCCCGACGTCACTGTTCCACGCGGATGAGAACGGCCCGGCGGCGCGGCGCCTGTTGGCGGCGACCCGGGCCGTAAGCTGGCGAATGGGCTATGAGCAATCCGGGATCAGCTCAACAAGTCCGGCACGATCCTGA
- a CDS encoding HPF/RaiA family ribosome-associated protein, protein MQIQVNSDNHIQSSIRLEEWVRTTIESTLERYEEDLTRVEVHLGDENGDKPGPHDLRCQLEARPKGHQPISVTHKAESLELAIEGAATKLEHKLEHLFGKLRGKRGASNGQTESIALADAMLEEEFLENERAALNG, encoded by the coding sequence ATGCAAATCCAAGTCAACAGCGATAACCATATTCAAAGCAGCATCCGACTGGAGGAGTGGGTACGTACTACCATTGAAAGCACGCTCGAACGTTACGAAGAAGACCTGACACGGGTCGAGGTCCATTTGGGGGATGAGAACGGCGACAAGCCCGGTCCCCATGACCTGCGATGCCAGCTCGAGGCCCGGCCCAAAGGCCATCAGCCGATTTCCGTGACACACAAGGCTGAGTCGCTGGAACTCGCCATCGAAGGCGCAGCCACCAAGCTGGAACACAAGTTGGAGCATCTGTTTGGCAAGCTGCGCGGCAAGCGCGGCGCCAGCAATGGCCAGACCGAGTCGATTGCCCTGGCCGATGCGATGCTGGAGGAAGAATTCCTGGAAAACGAACGGGCCGCCCTCAACGGCTGA
- a CDS encoding helix-turn-helix transcriptional regulator: MTAMTPCPDRPGLLPRLSSTHVPRRSLSEPLLASEARVKLLCAPAGSGKSALFAECFLQAPAECRVHWLPLAGATMNAAQMCESLAQALGLPVTDEASLLAHLARLQSATWLFLDDYCRVANPELDQLLDRLLSASSPALHLWLNGRRRPHCNWPRLLLDDELYEFDAQALVFSCDDVQQLLRHLPGPQAARTAREVIQRSGGWCAGVRITLLERCEWARRHAAPGRAGTLLDYLEYELFGTLTPELAQAWRVLAHLPRFNAQLCSHLFGDTVGAECLPLLLDLGCFIEPWEDSSDWLRIFPPLARLVREEPWPQGRSWHRRACQWFAAEQDWPMAFEQAMQAGEFETAVSFLQHLNFEHVLQGSNVQLLLALHDQQGEALSLGTAQSVGLITTALLFAGRFDQAEVCIEQLARFMPHPLVSQQRQLIARWEVLRGWLLHLRGEGDQAREHFLQALAGLDPEAWALKVLCLIGQTQQALLQGELALAQAINRQALCVARAGGSLVFEGLLELDHAQILEQRGAPHRADHLLGAVQALLDKPGQDFSALLGRIALRRGRLALRMGLDEQAAEHFQAGLEAGLRSQDKQVLYGFLGKASLAANQGDYGEAFMQLRDAERTMQQRHIPDTVYRGVLLQVSCQFWLQQGRPELAHEVLTRVLRHFHGPQAKHAPPATLELIPRLEYLLVLTEVYLRRAHEPQARLREMIAQAQHCEMHALETELLLALAEVVWLSADRHQARELLQKGLEGVACRRAQQALRELCLRQPDLVHAAQTAEPLDPPSTMAEETVLSHRELEVLELIAQGYSNQQIAEQLFISLHTVKTHSRRIHSKLGVQRRTQAVAKAKVMGVMS, translated from the coding sequence ATGACCGCCATGACCCCGTGTCCGGACCGTCCAGGGCTGCTGCCTCGCCTGTCGTCGACGCACGTGCCACGCAGGTCGTTGAGCGAGCCCTTGCTGGCTTCCGAGGCGCGGGTAAAACTGCTTTGCGCACCCGCGGGAAGTGGCAAGAGCGCCTTGTTCGCCGAGTGTTTCCTGCAGGCCCCCGCCGAGTGCCGGGTGCATTGGCTGCCCCTGGCCGGCGCGACGATGAACGCCGCGCAAATGTGCGAAAGCCTGGCACAGGCCCTCGGGCTACCGGTGACGGATGAGGCGAGCCTGCTGGCTCATCTGGCGCGCCTGCAATCGGCGACGTGGCTGTTTCTGGATGACTATTGCCGGGTAGCCAACCCTGAGCTGGACCAACTGCTTGACCGTTTGTTGAGCGCCAGCAGCCCTGCATTGCATCTTTGGTTGAACGGCCGTCGTCGTCCTCATTGCAACTGGCCACGCTTGTTGCTCGATGACGAACTGTACGAGTTCGACGCCCAGGCCCTGGTCTTTTCTTGCGACGATGTCCAGCAACTGCTGAGGCACTTGCCCGGCCCGCAGGCAGCGCGCACGGCCAGGGAGGTGATACAGCGTAGCGGCGGCTGGTGTGCCGGGGTGCGCATCACCCTGCTGGAGCGCTGTGAATGGGCTCGCCGGCACGCTGCGCCGGGTCGGGCCGGCACCTTGCTCGATTACCTGGAATATGAACTGTTCGGTACGTTGACCCCGGAGCTGGCCCAGGCCTGGCGGGTACTGGCGCACCTGCCGCGTTTCAATGCCCAGCTTTGCTCGCACCTGTTCGGCGATACGGTGGGGGCCGAATGCCTTCCGTTGCTGCTGGACCTGGGGTGCTTCATCGAACCGTGGGAGGATTCCTCGGACTGGCTGCGGATTTTCCCACCCCTGGCGCGGTTAGTGCGCGAAGAGCCCTGGCCACAAGGCCGCTCCTGGCATCGACGGGCCTGCCAATGGTTCGCGGCCGAACAGGACTGGCCCATGGCATTCGAGCAAGCCATGCAAGCTGGGGAATTCGAGACCGCCGTCAGTTTCCTGCAGCACCTGAATTTCGAACATGTGCTGCAAGGTAGCAATGTCCAATTGCTGCTGGCCCTGCACGACCAGCAGGGCGAAGCATTGTCGCTGGGGACCGCGCAATCGGTAGGGCTGATTACCACGGCCTTGCTCTTTGCCGGCCGCTTTGACCAGGCTGAGGTCTGCATTGAACAGCTGGCCAGGTTCATGCCACATCCCCTGGTCAGTCAGCAGAGACAACTGATCGCCCGTTGGGAGGTGCTGCGTGGTTGGTTGTTGCACCTGCGCGGCGAGGGTGACCAGGCTCGCGAACATTTTCTCCAGGCCTTGGCCGGCCTGGATCCGGAGGCCTGGGCCCTCAAGGTGCTGTGCCTGATCGGACAGACACAACAGGCACTGCTCCAAGGCGAACTGGCGTTGGCGCAGGCGATCAATCGCCAGGCACTTTGCGTAGCGCGCGCCGGCGGTTCGCTGGTGTTCGAAGGGCTACTGGAACTGGACCACGCGCAAATCCTGGAACAGCGCGGCGCGCCCCACCGGGCCGATCACCTGCTGGGCGCGGTCCAGGCATTGCTCGATAAACCAGGGCAGGATTTTTCTGCATTGCTGGGCCGTATCGCCTTGCGACGGGGGCGCCTGGCGTTGCGCATGGGGCTTGACGAGCAGGCCGCCGAGCACTTCCAGGCGGGCCTGGAGGCCGGTTTGCGCAGCCAGGACAAGCAGGTGCTCTATGGCTTTCTCGGCAAGGCAAGCCTGGCCGCCAACCAGGGCGACTATGGCGAGGCCTTCATGCAGCTTCGCGACGCCGAGCGGACCATGCAACAGCGGCACATTCCCGACACGGTGTACCGCGGTGTGTTGCTGCAAGTCAGCTGTCAGTTCTGGTTGCAGCAGGGGCGACCGGAACTGGCCCATGAGGTGTTGACCCGAGTGTTGCGGCATTTCCATGGGCCACAGGCCAAGCATGCGCCGCCCGCGACCTTGGAACTGATTCCCCGTCTGGAGTATTTGCTGGTGCTGACGGAAGTCTATCTGCGCCGGGCGCACGAGCCGCAGGCCCGGCTCAGGGAAATGATCGCCCAGGCACAACACTGCGAGATGCACGCCTTGGAAACCGAACTGCTGCTGGCATTGGCGGAGGTCGTCTGGTTGTCGGCCGATCGTCACCAGGCGCGCGAGCTTTTGCAAAAAGGGCTCGAAGGGGTTGCCTGTCGACGGGCGCAACAAGCCCTGCGCGAGCTGTGCCTGCGCCAACCGGACCTGGTGCACGCGGCACAAACTGCCGAACCCCTCGACCCGCCATCGACAATGGCCGAGGAAACCGTGCTCAGTCACCGTGAACTGGAAGTGCTGGAGTTGATTGCACAAGGTTATTCAAACCAACAGATCGCCGAACAATTATTTATCTCATTGCACACAGTGAAGACCCATTCGCGTCGTATCCATAGCAAGTTGGGGGTGCAACGGCGTACACAGGCAGTGGCCAAGGCCAAGGTCATGGGTGTAATGAGCTAA
- a CDS encoding phosphate-starvation-inducible protein PsiE, with translation MKINWAENLRQNVHQLAESLGNLFVETFHYLALFAIGAVTAWAAVMEFLQMIEVGHIKIDDILLLFIYLELGAMVGIYFKTNHMPVRFLIYVAITALTRLLISNVSHHSPPDLGIIYLCGGILLLSFAILVVRYASSQFPSVKIEHPHRKIGAGSSEHSEVEKGEI, from the coding sequence GTGAAAATCAACTGGGCCGAGAACCTGCGCCAGAACGTGCATCAACTGGCCGAATCACTGGGAAACCTGTTCGTCGAGACCTTCCACTACCTGGCGCTGTTTGCCATTGGTGCGGTCACCGCATGGGCGGCGGTGATGGAGTTTTTGCAGATGATCGAGGTGGGGCACATCAAGATCGACGACATCTTGCTGCTGTTCATCTATCTGGAATTGGGGGCGATGGTCGGAATCTATTTCAAGACCAACCATATGCCGGTGCGCTTTCTGATCTATGTGGCAATCACTGCGCTGACGCGGCTGTTGATTTCCAACGTTTCCCACCACAGCCCGCCGGACCTGGGCATCATCTACCTGTGTGGCGGCATTCTGCTGCTGTCGTTCGCAATCCTGGTGGTGCGCTACGCCTCGTCGCAATTCCCCTCGGTGAAAATCGAACATCCGCACCGCAAGATCGGTGCGGGTTCCAGCGAGCATTCCGAAGTCGAGAAGGGCGAGATCTAG
- the fahA gene encoding fumarylacetoacetase, which translates to MTQVSPTRSWVDSANGHADFPLQNLPLGVFSPAGQSPRSGVAIGDRIFDLQAALDAGLFDGAAGEAILAMRDGQLNAFFELGRGARVALREQLLNLLREGSPRRDEIQAQGEKLLHLAENCQMHLPAKINDYTDFYVGIEHAQNVGKLFRPDNPLLPNYKYVPIGYHGRASTVRPSGTDVRRPKGQTLPAGQTEPTFGPCARLDYELELGIWIAKGNTLGEPIAIGDAAEHIAGFCLLNDWSARDIQAWEYQPLGPFLSKSFLTSVSPWVVTAEALEPFRRAQPARPEGDPQPLPYLLDKRDQAAGAFDIELEVLLLTEAMREQKLPAHRLTLSNTQYMYWTVAQMVAHHSVNGCQLQAGDLFGSGTLSGPQSGQFGSLLEITEGGKKPIELASGEVRKFLEDGDEIILRARCSREGVVSIGFGECRGKILSAR; encoded by the coding sequence ATGACTCAAGTTTCCCCCACCCGCAGCTGGGTCGATTCCGCCAACGGCCATGCCGATTTCCCCTTGCAGAACCTGCCGCTCGGCGTTTTCAGCCCGGCCGGGCAATCCCCGCGCAGCGGCGTTGCCATTGGCGATCGGATTTTCGACTTGCAGGCGGCGTTGGACGCTGGGCTGTTCGACGGCGCTGCGGGCGAAGCCATCCTGGCCATGCGGGACGGTCAGTTGAATGCGTTCTTCGAACTCGGCCGTGGCGCCCGGGTTGCCCTGCGTGAACAGTTATTGAACCTGCTGCGCGAGGGCAGTCCCCGGCGGGACGAGATCCAGGCCCAGGGTGAAAAGCTGCTGCATCTGGCGGAGAACTGCCAGATGCATCTGCCTGCGAAAATCAACGATTACACCGACTTCTACGTTGGCATCGAGCATGCGCAAAATGTCGGCAAGCTGTTCCGGCCGGACAATCCGCTGCTACCGAATTATAAATACGTTCCCATCGGCTATCACGGCCGTGCTTCGACGGTGCGGCCATCGGGCACCGATGTACGTCGCCCGAAGGGCCAGACCTTGCCGGCCGGGCAGACCGAGCCGACTTTTGGTCCCTGCGCGCGGCTGGACTATGAGCTGGAGCTGGGGATCTGGATCGCCAAGGGCAACACCCTTGGCGAGCCCATCGCCATCGGCGACGCCGCCGAGCACATTGCCGGTTTCTGCCTGCTCAACGATTGGTCGGCCCGGGATATCCAGGCGTGGGAATACCAGCCGCTGGGGCCGTTCCTGTCCAAGAGCTTCCTGACCAGTGTTTCTCCATGGGTCGTGACTGCCGAAGCCCTGGAGCCGTTCCGTCGTGCGCAGCCGGCGCGTCCCGAGGGCGATCCGCAACCATTGCCGTACTTGCTGGACAAACGTGACCAGGCCGCGGGTGCATTCGACATCGAGCTGGAAGTGCTGCTGCTGACCGAAGCCATGCGTGAGCAGAAACTGCCGGCCCATCGACTGACCCTGAGCAACACGCAGTACATGTATTGGACGGTGGCACAGATGGTTGCGCACCACAGCGTCAACGGCTGCCAGTTGCAAGCGGGTGATCTGTTTGGTTCGGGTACGTTGTCGGGGCCGCAGAGCGGTCAGTTCGGCAGCCTGCTGGAAATCACCGAGGGCGGCAAAAAGCCGATCGAACTGGCATCCGGCGAAGTCCGCAAGTTCCTCGAGGACGGCGATGAAATCATCCTGCGCGCCCGTTGCAGCCGCGAGGGCGTTGTATCGATCGGCTTCGGCGAATGCCGCGGCAAGATCCTGTCGGCACGTTGA
- the hmgA gene encoding homogentisate 1,2-dioxygenase, whose protein sequence is MNLDSTPSDVLYQSGFGNEFASEALPGALPVGQNSPQKAPYGLYAELFSGTAFTMARSEARRTWMYRIRPSANHPAFTKLEQQLAGGPLGEVTPNRLRWSPLGIPDEPADFIDGLVRMAANAGSDKPAGISIYHYRANRSMERVFFNADGEWLLVPQLGRLRIVTELGVLDLEPLEIAVLPRGLKFRVELLDPQARGYIAENHGAPLRLPDLGPIGSNGLANPRDFLSPVAHYENLARPTTLVQKFLGELWACELDHSPFDVVAWHGNNVPYKYDLRRFNTIGTVSFDHPDPSIFTVLTSPTSVHGLANLDFVIFPPRWMVAENTFRPPWFHRNLMNEFMGLIQGAYDAKAEGFLPGGASLHSCMSAHGPDGETCTKAINAELKPAKIDNTMAFMFETSQVLRPSRFALDCPQLQTDYDACWASLPVTFDPTRR, encoded by the coding sequence ATGAACCTCGACTCCACGCCGTCGGATGTGCTTTACCAGTCTGGCTTCGGTAATGAGTTCGCCAGCGAAGCGTTGCCTGGCGCCCTGCCGGTTGGCCAGAATTCCCCGCAAAAGGCGCCTTACGGCCTGTATGCCGAGCTTTTTTCCGGCACCGCGTTCACCATGGCCCGCAGCGAAGCGCGGCGAACCTGGATGTACCGCATCCGGCCCTCGGCCAACCACCCGGCGTTTACCAAGCTGGAGCAGCAATTGGCTGGCGGCCCGCTGGGTGAGGTCACGCCTAACCGCTTGCGCTGGAGCCCGCTGGGCATTCCCGATGAGCCTGCCGATTTCATTGACGGCCTGGTGCGCATGGCCGCCAATGCTGGCTCGGACAAGCCGGCGGGCATCAGCATCTATCATTACCGGGCCAACCGGTCCATGGAGCGGGTGTTCTTCAATGCCGACGGCGAATGGCTGCTCGTGCCGCAACTGGGGCGTCTGCGGATCGTCACCGAGCTGGGTGTGCTGGACCTGGAACCCTTGGAAATCGCGGTGCTGCCCCGTGGATTGAAGTTCCGTGTCGAGCTGCTCGACCCTCAGGCTCGCGGTTATATCGCCGAAAACCATGGTGCGCCGTTGCGCCTGCCCGACCTGGGGCCCATTGGCAGCAATGGCCTGGCCAACCCGAGGGATTTCCTGTCGCCTGTCGCTCATTATGAAAACCTCGCCCGACCCACTACCTTGGTGCAGAAGTTCCTCGGGGAGCTATGGGCGTGCGAACTGGATCATTCGCCGTTTGACGTGGTGGCCTGGCATGGCAACAACGTGCCGTACAAATATGACCTGCGTCGCTTCAATACCATCGGCACGGTCAGCTTCGACCATCCAGACCCGTCGATTTTTACCGTGTTGACGTCGCCCACCAGCGTCCATGGCTTGGCAAATCTTGATTTCGTAATTTTCCCGCCACGCTGGATGGTGGCGGAGAACACCTTCCGTCCACCCTGGTTCCATCGCAATCTCATGAATGAATTCATGGGCCTGATCCAGGGCGCATACGACGCCAAGGCCGAAGGTTTCCTGCCGGGAGGCGCGTCCCTGCACAGTTGCATGAGCGCCCATGGTCCCGACGGTGAGACCTGCACCAAGGCCATCAATGCCGAACTCAAGCCGGCGAAAATCGACAACACCATGGCGTTCATGTTCGAGACCAGCCAAGTGCTGCGCCCGAGCCGATTCGCCTTGGACTGCCCGCAATTGCAAACGGACTACGACGCCTGCTGGGCTTCGTTGCCAGTCACGTTCGACCCGACCCGGAGATAA
- a CDS encoding Leu/Phe/Val dehydrogenase, with the protein MFALMQSSRLESLYLSVDPATGLKAVIAIHCSRPGPALGGCRYLSYPDDESAVADAVRLAQGMSYKAALAGLPVGGGVAVIMRPAHVDSRAALFEAFGRFIEQLDGRYITAIDSGTSVADMDCIAQQTRHVTSTTAAGDPAPHAAMGVFAGIRATAMARLGSDNLESLRVAIQGLGNVGYALAEQLHAAGAELLVSDIDPGKVQLAMEQLGAHPIANDALLSTPCDILAPCGLGGVLNSHSVAQLRCSAVAGSAHNQLSNLQVADQLERRGILYAPDYVINSGGLIYVALKHRGEELPTITAHLSKIGARLTEVFAHAQAEKRSPARVADELAERLLYR; encoded by the coding sequence ATGTTTGCTCTCATGCAAAGCTCCCGCCTTGAATCGCTGTACTTGAGCGTGGACCCGGCGACCGGGTTGAAGGCGGTGATTGCCATTCATTGCAGCCGTCCGGGGCCTGCCCTGGGTGGTTGTCGTTATCTTTCCTATCCCGACGACGAAAGTGCCGTGGCCGACGCGGTGCGCCTGGCCCAGGGCATGAGCTACAAGGCCGCCTTGGCCGGATTGCCGGTGGGCGGGGGAGTGGCAGTCATCATGCGCCCCGCGCATGTTGACAGCCGGGCCGCGCTGTTCGAAGCCTTCGGGCGCTTCATAGAGCAGTTGGACGGACGCTACATCACCGCCATCGACAGCGGTACATCGGTAGCCGACATGGATTGCATTGCCCAGCAGACCCGTCATGTCACCAGCACCACCGCCGCGGGAGACCCCGCGCCTCACGCGGCGATGGGCGTTTTCGCCGGCATCCGTGCCACGGCCATGGCGCGCCTTGGCAGCGATAACCTGGAGAGCCTGCGCGTCGCGATCCAGGGCCTGGGCAATGTCGGTTATGCCCTGGCTGAACAGCTGCACGCGGCGGGCGCGGAACTGCTGGTCAGCGATATCGACCCCGGCAAGGTCCAACTGGCAATGGAACAATTGGGCGCCCATCCCATTGCCAACGATGCGTTGCTCAGTACCCCTTGCGACATCCTGGCACCCTGCGGCCTCGGCGGCGTACTCAACAGCCATAGCGTGGCGCAACTGCGCTGCTCGGCTGTCGCAGGTTCGGCTCATAACCAACTGAGCAATCTGCAGGTCGCTGATCAATTGGAAAGACGCGGGATCCTCTATGCCCCGGACTATGTAATCAATTCAGGCGGCCTGATCTACGTCGCGTTGAAGCACCGCGGCGAAGAATTGCCGACCATCACCGCGCACCTGTCGAAGATCGGTGCCCGGCTTACGGAAGTCTTCGCCCACGCCCAGGCGGAAAAACGCTCGCCGGCTCGGGTGGCCGACGAGTTGGCGGAGCGTCTGTTGTACCGATAA
- a CDS encoding SirB1 family protein → MKPRQAFFECLHRSPPALFEAALWVAAEHDRELDVPTLLNDFKDLQRLVSHGLPMLPVNELGQPLLRRLNDLGFAQDDFTPLRPRAALLDKVLARKRGQPLALGLIALELARGLEIPMVGVNFPGHFLLRVPGADHLLDPCGGRRLYPNDCRDLLQRQYGANMQLKAEHLVSAEPMQMLQRLSRNLRQLHLANDDYIAALIDAERVLEMGNANAADYLARASLYQRLDCPNAERFDLEHALMLSEDPIQRLRLTERLGHLPPNSIVH, encoded by the coding sequence ATGAAGCCGCGCCAAGCCTTTTTTGAATGCCTGCACCGTTCGCCACCGGCGCTGTTCGAAGCCGCGCTATGGGTCGCCGCCGAACATGACCGTGAGCTGGACGTACCGACGCTGCTTAATGATTTCAAGGACCTGCAACGGCTGGTCAGCCACGGCCTGCCCATGTTGCCGGTCAACGAATTGGGCCAGCCCTTGCTTCGACGCCTCAATGACCTGGGTTTCGCCCAGGACGATTTCACCCCGCTACGCCCCCGCGCGGCTTTGCTCGACAAAGTCCTGGCGCGCAAGCGCGGCCAACCGCTGGCCCTTGGGCTGATAGCGTTGGAACTGGCCCGTGGCTTGGAGATTCCGATGGTTGGCGTCAACTTTCCCGGTCATTTCCTGCTGCGGGTGCCCGGTGCCGACCATTTGCTCGACCCATGCGGTGGCCGGCGGTTGTACCCCAATGACTGCCGGGACCTGCTGCAACGCCAATATGGCGCCAACATGCAGCTCAAGGCTGAGCACCTGGTCAGCGCCGAGCCGATGCAAATGCTCCAACGGTTGTCGCGCAACCTGCGGCAATTGCACCTGGCGAACGATGATTACATTGCCGCACTGATTGACGCCGAACGCGTGCTGGAAATGGGCAATGCCAACGCCGCGGACTACCTGGCCCGCGCCAGCCTTTACCAACGGCTCGACTGCCCCAACGCCGAACGTTTCGACCTTGAACATGCCCTGATGCTCAGTGAAGATCCAATCCAGCGGCTGCGCCTGACGGAGCGGTTGGGACATTTGCCACCCAATTCGATTGTGCATTGA
- the maiA gene encoding maleylacetoacetate isomerase, protein MELYTYYRSTSSYRVRIALALKGLDYQALPVNLIATPEGEHRQPMYLAINPQGRVPALRTDEGALLVQSPAIIEYLEERYPQVPLFSRDLATRAHERGVAALIGCDIHPLHNVSVLNKLRKWGHDETQVVEWITHWISQGLAAVEQLIGDDGYCFGALPGVADVYLVPQLYAAERFNVSLQAYPRIRRVAALAAGHEAFQRAHPANQPDTPA, encoded by the coding sequence ATGGAACTCTATACCTACTATCGTTCCACTTCGTCGTACCGGGTGCGTATTGCCTTGGCCCTCAAGGGCCTGGATTACCAGGCGCTGCCCGTCAACCTGATCGCCACACCCGAGGGCGAGCATCGCCAGCCGATGTACTTGGCGATCAATCCACAGGGGCGAGTACCGGCGCTGCGCACCGATGAGGGGGCGCTGCTGGTGCAGTCGCCGGCCATCATCGAATACCTGGAGGAACGTTATCCACAGGTGCCGCTGTTCAGCCGCGACCTTGCGACTCGCGCCCACGAGCGTGGCGTCGCGGCGCTGATCGGCTGCGATATTCATCCCCTGCACAATGTCAGCGTGCTCAATAAGCTGCGCAAGTGGGGGCACGATGAAACGCAGGTGGTGGAATGGATCACGCACTGGATCAGCCAGGGGCTCGCCGCGGTAGAACAACTGATTGGCGATGACGGTTATTGTTTCGGTGCGCTGCCAGGTGTGGCGGATGTGTACCTGGTTCCGCAGTTGTACGCCGCTGAGCGGTTCAACGTTTCATTGCAAGCCTACCCGCGGATCCGCCGAGTCGCGGCGCTGGCGGCAGGGCATGAGGCGTTCCAGAGAGCGCATCCAGCGAACCAGCCTGACACCCCGGCTTGA
- a CDS encoding YebG family protein, with protein MAVEVVYRSSRDLERLFMDKAEADRHDKMLELAELLAEVLQKAVPSLSEQQVEEAGIYMAKNRDVFAKAFKSQPDALSELLNPSDE; from the coding sequence ATGGCCGTCGAAGTGGTATACCGCAGCAGCCGAGATCTGGAGCGCTTGTTCATGGATAAAGCCGAAGCTGACCGTCATGACAAAATGCTGGAACTCGCCGAATTGCTGGCCGAGGTGTTGCAAAAAGCCGTCCCATCGCTGAGCGAGCAACAAGTGGAGGAAGCCGGGATCTACATGGCGAAGAATCGCGATGTCTTCGCCAAGGCATTCAAGAGCCAGCCGGACGCCCTGTCCGAACTGCTCAATCCGTCGGACGAATGA